Proteins found in one Sorghum bicolor cultivar BTx623 chromosome 1, Sorghum_bicolor_NCBIv3, whole genome shotgun sequence genomic segment:
- the LOC8062497 gene encoding putative B3 domain-containing protein Os03g0621600 has protein sequence MRKPGKRSRERHACFCSNHKDEKDKYFFKVLVGDFRERLAIPDKFVQRIRGLIANSVKLESRCGHTFDVEVANSLGKLLLQTGWKEFVTAHDLSMGDFLVFKYDGTSRLKVFIFDLSCCEKVPQCRVKRNHICGRETREMQTEISSSCGDLPMNVTASSSTSLSDSSGDSICPEDQKSQCVPGYILQRGTCLTCVQMKKLKERVRASTSTIPIYGCIIKKGNVQGRSQTMVSLEILFLD, from the exons ATGAGAAAGCCGGGTAAGAGAAGCAGGGAGAGGCATGCATGTTTCTGTTCGAATCACAAGGATGAGAAGGACAAGTATTTCTTCAAGGTTCTGGTCGGTGATTTTCGTGAACGATTG GCCATACCTGATAAATTCGTGCAACGTATCAGAGGGCTAATAGCAAACAGTGTCAAGCTAGAATCACGCTGTGGACACACTTTTGATGTTGAAGTGGCTAACAGTTTGGGCAAACTACTACTCCAAACGGGATGGAAGGAGTTTGTTACTGCCCATGACTTGAGCATGGGGGACTTCTTGGTTTTCAAGTACGACGGGACTTCTAGATTGAAGGTTTTCATATTTGATCTTAGTTGTTGCGAGAAAGTGCCGCAATGCCGTGTCAAGAGAAATCATATCTGTGGCAGAGAAACAAGGGAAATGCAAACTGAAATTTCAAGCAGTTGTGGAGATCTTCCCATGAATGTCACCGCTAGTTCATCGACCTCCCTATCTGACTCATCAG GAGATTCTATATGTCCAGAAGACCAGAAATCACAATGTGTTCCAGGTTACATCCTCCAACGGGGAACCTGTCTCACCTGTGTGCAGATGAAGAAACTGAAAGAGAGAGTTCGAGCTAGTACTTCTACAATCCCCATCTACGGATGCATCATAAAGAAGGGCAATGTTCAAGGACGTTCTCAGACTATGGTGAGCTTGGAAATTTTGTTCTTGGATTGA